In Luteipulveratus mongoliensis, the DNA window CTCGGCGACGGCCTCGTTGGCGGTGACAGGGTCGAGGTTCAACAGGTCGAGGTCTCGCGTGAAGCGGGCACCAGGTCGACGGAACATCAGGCTGCCGCCGCCCTTGAGCACCCAGTTCTCTGGCGCGGCGGCAAACACCAGTGCCAGGAAGCGCTGGTAGGCGAACTCGCGATTGAGGTGCTCGGAGAGACGGCCAGTGCGGTCGTGCTCGGCCTTGACATGAGCATGGAGGGCGCGGCGGAACGCCTCCGCGGTGCGGTACTGAGGGGAGCCGTTGATCACCGGTCTACCTCGAGCATCATCGCGGGCGCACGGCCGTGGCCGCTGCTTGCTCAGCCAGGGCCTTGAGCGCCGGACGGAGCGATTCCAGGTACGCCGGCGGCACCTGTTCATCGACCAGAACAGCCAGGGCCCGGCGCAGATTCTCGATGGCGCGCGGGCTAGTGGCCTGCTGCAGCGCTGGCGACGCGGACAGCTGTGCACTAGCTGCAAGCCAAGGCTCCAGTGCTGCCCTCGGAACATCTAGTTGCAGACTGTCTACAGCCCGCTGCAGCTCCTCGAGCCCGGCGGATGCCCCAGCGAGGCGGACGGTGCGGTCGAGAGCATCAGGGATGCCCGCCTCCTGCAGAAGCCGGGCGACCAGGGCGTTGCCGTCGCCGGCGGGGGCGGAGTAGTAGTGCGCGTACGGGCGCAGCGCCTCGGCGAGATCGTCCGGGTGGACGCCGTGACTGGTCGTGGCGTCGCGTACGACCGTTGCGAGGTGGCCACCATCGAGGCGGCCACGGGCCAGATCGACGACGGTATGCACCGGTGTGGTCACAGGCAGACCGTCCACGACGGTCCAGCGCTCGAGGTCCAGCTGAGCTCGGTGCAGCCGCACATCCGGCTGCCGTGTCTGTTTCCGGGTAGCGACGCTGAACTCATGGATATCGGCGTCGATATCGCCCATGTCCAGCAGCAGCGCAGCAGAGCGGTGAGAAACCACCGCCGGCGGCGATGAGCCAAGGACACGCTCGGATGCGAGCAGGGGGCGACGATCCAGACTGAGCCATGCCGCCCTGAGGGAGTCGAACCGGTGCGCCGGAGAGCCAGCGAGACGGTAGATGCCATGACGAGGACGCTCCAGAATCCCCTCATCGACCATGCGCGTCAGAGCCATCCGAGAGATCCCGGCGGCATGTGCCTGCGCAGCGGTGAGCAGGCCCCATTGACTCGCAGCAAGATCACTCACCTCAAGCACGGCCGACATCCTTGCTCCTCACGTCAAGTGCTGCAACTGTAACATCTAGGCGTTACAATTGCAGCATGAGCTGGTGCTATTTTCAGCTCTCCCCGATGATGTGCTAGTCGCAGGATCGGGCAGAGGTCGGATCCACGGACGGCGTCGGGTCCTAGACCCGCCCGCCCGCGCAACGCGCGTTGGCTAGCGCTCGGGGGCCGTACGCGCGCGCAAGCGTTGGGCGCCGAGCAGCAGCAGGAGAGCCGACAGCGACACGAGTGGCCCCACCGCATCGCCACCGAGCGCCGCGAGTCCGCCAGCGATCAGGCCCACGACGAGAACACCCAGGTGTGGCAGCAGCGCCCAGAACAGCACCAGCCCAGCACCGCCGCCCAGTCCCATCAGCTCGGAGGGCAGTCCGCCGAGGAACGCGACGAGCAGCTGCTGAGCGGCCAGCAGCAGCACCACGGCAA includes these proteins:
- a CDS encoding type IV toxin-antitoxin system AbiEi family antitoxin domain-containing protein, translated to MSAVLEVSDLAASQWGLLTAAQAHAAGISRMALTRMVDEGILERPRHGIYRLAGSPAHRFDSLRAAWLSLDRRPLLASERVLGSSPPAVVSHRSAALLLDMGDIDADIHEFSVATRKQTRQPDVRLHRAQLDLERWTVVDGLPVTTPVHTVVDLARGRLDGGHLATVVRDATTSHGVHPDDLAEALRPYAHYYSAPAGDGNALVARLLQEAGIPDALDRTVRLAGASAGLEELQRAVDSLQLDVPRAALEPWLAASAQLSASPALQQATSPRAIENLRRALAVLVDEQVPPAYLESLRPALKALAEQAAATAVRPR